In Scyliorhinus torazame isolate Kashiwa2021f chromosome 18, sScyTor2.1, whole genome shotgun sequence, the following are encoded in one genomic region:
- the c18h17orf67 gene encoding uncharacterized protein C17orf67 homolog produces MSWFVILCLGLTGLTLLTESSPILSETEAKQLLQTKRSDRAVKAGFPDEGKQEYLIYLQTLERRSEEQFYEHWLNPHCNRNWVHPV; encoded by the exons ATGAGCTGGTTTGTCATCCTCTGCCTGGGCTTAACCGGCCTGACCCTCCTAACAG AGTCATCCCCGATTTTAAGCGAGACGGAGGCTAAACAGCTTCTGCAGACCAAGCGGAGCGATCGGGCAGTGAAAGCGGGATTTCCCGATGAGGGTAA ACAGGAATACCTGATCTACCTCCAGACCCTGGAGAGACGGTCGGAGGAGCAGTTTTATGAACACTGGCTGAATCCTCACTGTAACAGGAACTGGGTGCATCCAGTCTAG